From Cucumis melo cultivar AY chromosome 1, USDA_Cmelo_AY_1.0, whole genome shotgun sequence, a single genomic window includes:
- the LOC103492738 gene encoding probable pre-mRNA-splicing factor ATP-dependent RNA helicase DEAH2 isoform X2, translated as MGAERKRKVSLFDVVDETSVSAKLNKVNGGVAPLNNGGGNAGNSLINRWTGRQFSQRYYEILEKRKTLPVWHQKEEFFQALKSSQTLILVGETGSGKTTQIPQFVLEAVDLDSPDKRKKMMVACTQPRRVAAMSVSRRVAEEMDVTIGEEVGYSIRFEDCSSARTVLKYLTDGMLLREAMTDPLLERYKVIILDEAHERTLATDVLFGLLKEVLKNRPDLKLVVMSATLEAEKFQGYFYGAPLMKVPGRLHPVEIFYTQEPERDYLEAAIRTVVQIHLCEPPGDILVFLTGEEEIEDACRKINKEIGNLGDQVGPVKVVPLYSTLPPAMQQKIFEPAPPPVKEDGPAGRKIVVSTNIAETSLTIDGIVYVIDPGFSKQKVYNPRVRVESLLVSPISKASAHQRSGRAGRTQPGKCFRLYTEKSFQNDLQPQTYPEILRSNLANTVLTLKKLGIDDLVHFDFMDPPAPETLMRALEVLNYLGALDDDGNLTKLGEIMSEFPLDPQMSKMLVVSPEFKCSNEILSISAMLSVSQYYLMKQMVSSCIYASADLPWASSVCDYQFLS; from the exons ATGGGTGCGGAGAGGAAGAGAAAGGTCAGTTTATTTGATGTGGTGGATGAAACCTCGGTCTCCGCGAAGTTAAACAAAGTGAATGGTGGAGTAGCCCCGTTGAACAATGGCGGTGGAAATGCGGGGAATAGTCTTATCAACAGGTGGACTGGGAGGCAGTTCTCGCAGAGGTACTATGAGATTTTGGAGAAGAGGAAGACCTTGCCTGTTTGGCATCAGAAAGAGGAATTTTTTCAGGCTTTGAAGAGCAGTCAGACTTTGATTTTGGTTGGTGAGACTGGTAGTGGTAAAACTACTCAG ATTCCTCAATTTGTTTTAGAAGCTGTCGATCTGGATAGTCCAGATAAACGGAAGAAGATGATGGTTGCATGCACTCAGCCTCGCAGGGTGGCAGCAATGTCAGTTTCTAGACGTGTTGCCGAAGAGATGGATGTGACTATAGGAGAAGAGGTGGGTTACAGTATCCGTTTTGAAGACTGCAGTAGTGCGCGAACCGTCTTAAA GTATTTGACAGATGGTATGCTTTTAAGAGAAGCGATGACAGATCCTCTTTTAGAAAGGTATAAAGTAATTATTCTCGATGAGGCTCATGAAAGAACATTGGCAACAGATGTTCTTTTTGGGCTTTTGaaagaagttttgaaaaataggCCAGACCTAAAGCTGGTGGTCATGAGTGCTACACTTGAGGCTGAAAAGTTCCAGGGTTATTTTTATGGTGCTCCACTTATGAAGGTTCCTGGTAGGCTTCATCCAGTCGAAATATTTTACACACAGGAACCTGAAAGGGACTATCTTGAAGCTGCTATCCGGACTGTTGTACAGATTCATTTGTGTGAACCTCCTGGTGATATACTTGTTTTCCTCACTGGTGAGGAGGAAATTGAAGATGCATGTCgcaaaataaataaagagatCGGAAACCTTGGCGACCAGGTTGGGCCTGTGAAAGTGGTGCCTTTATATTCAACTCTTCCTCCAGCGATGCAGCAGAAGATATTTGAACCTGCTCCTCCTCCAGTAAAAGAGGATGGACCTGCTGGAAGGAAGATTGTGGTCTCCACAAACATTGCAGAGACTTCGTTGACCATAGATGGCATTGTTTATGTTATTGACCCTGGCTTTTCAAAACAGAAGGTTTATAATCCTCGAGTACGTGTGGAATCATTATTGGTGTCTCCTATATCGAAGGCTAGTGCGCATCAGAGATCTGGTCGTGCTGGAAGAACTCAGCCTGGAAAATGTTTTAGACTTTACACAGAAAAGAGTTTCCAGAATGATTTGCAACCACAGACATATCCTGAAATTTTGAGATCAAACCTTGCAAATACTGTTCTTACCTTGAAGAAGTTGGGAATTGATGACCTTGTGCATTTTGATTTTATGGATCCACCTGCTCCCGAGACATTGATGCGGGCTTTAGAAGTTCTGAATTACTTAGGTGCATTGGATGATGATGGGAATCTAACGAAGCTTGGGGAAATAATGAGTGAATTTCCATTAGATCCTCAGATGTCAAAGATGCTCGTTGTTAGTCCAGAATTCAAATGTTCCAATGAAATATTATCAATTTCTGCCATGCTTTCAG TTTCTCAGTATTATCTCATGAAGCAAATGGTCTCGTCTTGCATCTATGCATCTGCTGACCTTCCCTGGGCCTCCTCTGTGTGTGATTACCAATTTCTTTCTTAG
- the LOC103492738 gene encoding probable pre-mRNA-splicing factor ATP-dependent RNA helicase DEAH2 isoform X3: MGAERKRKVSLFDVVDETSVSAKLNKVNGGVAPLNNGGGNAGNSLINRWTGRQFSQRYYEILEKRKTLPVWHQKEEFFQALKSSQTLILVGETGSGKTTQIPQFVLEAVDLDSPDKRKKMMVACTQPRRVAAMSVSRRVAEEMDVTIGEEVGYSIRFEDCSSARTVLKYLTDGMLLREAMTDPLLERYKVIILDEAHERTLATDVLFGLLKEVLKNRPDLKLVVMSATLEAEKFQGYFYGAPLMKVPGRLHPVEIFYTQEPERDYLEAAIRTVVQIHLCEPPGDILVFLTGEEEIEDACRKINKEIGNLGDQVGPVKVVPLYSTLPPAMQQKIFEPAPPPVKEDGPAGRKIVVSTNIAETSLTIDGIVYVIDPGFSKQKVYNPRVRVESLLVSPISKASAHQRSGRAGRTQPGKCFRLYTEKSFQNDLQPQTYPEILRSNLANTVLTLKKLGIDDLVHFDFMDPPAPETLMRALEVLNYLGALDDDGNLTKLGEIMSEFPLDPQMSKMLVVSPEFKCSNEILSISAMLSGRLKRLLTKQKLGLATLMEIILRS; encoded by the exons ATGGGTGCGGAGAGGAAGAGAAAGGTCAGTTTATTTGATGTGGTGGATGAAACCTCGGTCTCCGCGAAGTTAAACAAAGTGAATGGTGGAGTAGCCCCGTTGAACAATGGCGGTGGAAATGCGGGGAATAGTCTTATCAACAGGTGGACTGGGAGGCAGTTCTCGCAGAGGTACTATGAGATTTTGGAGAAGAGGAAGACCTTGCCTGTTTGGCATCAGAAAGAGGAATTTTTTCAGGCTTTGAAGAGCAGTCAGACTTTGATTTTGGTTGGTGAGACTGGTAGTGGTAAAACTACTCAG ATTCCTCAATTTGTTTTAGAAGCTGTCGATCTGGATAGTCCAGATAAACGGAAGAAGATGATGGTTGCATGCACTCAGCCTCGCAGGGTGGCAGCAATGTCAGTTTCTAGACGTGTTGCCGAAGAGATGGATGTGACTATAGGAGAAGAGGTGGGTTACAGTATCCGTTTTGAAGACTGCAGTAGTGCGCGAACCGTCTTAAA GTATTTGACAGATGGTATGCTTTTAAGAGAAGCGATGACAGATCCTCTTTTAGAAAGGTATAAAGTAATTATTCTCGATGAGGCTCATGAAAGAACATTGGCAACAGATGTTCTTTTTGGGCTTTTGaaagaagttttgaaaaataggCCAGACCTAAAGCTGGTGGTCATGAGTGCTACACTTGAGGCTGAAAAGTTCCAGGGTTATTTTTATGGTGCTCCACTTATGAAGGTTCCTGGTAGGCTTCATCCAGTCGAAATATTTTACACACAGGAACCTGAAAGGGACTATCTTGAAGCTGCTATCCGGACTGTTGTACAGATTCATTTGTGTGAACCTCCTGGTGATATACTTGTTTTCCTCACTGGTGAGGAGGAAATTGAAGATGCATGTCgcaaaataaataaagagatCGGAAACCTTGGCGACCAGGTTGGGCCTGTGAAAGTGGTGCCTTTATATTCAACTCTTCCTCCAGCGATGCAGCAGAAGATATTTGAACCTGCTCCTCCTCCAGTAAAAGAGGATGGACCTGCTGGAAGGAAGATTGTGGTCTCCACAAACATTGCAGAGACTTCGTTGACCATAGATGGCATTGTTTATGTTATTGACCCTGGCTTTTCAAAACAGAAGGTTTATAATCCTCGAGTACGTGTGGAATCATTATTGGTGTCTCCTATATCGAAGGCTAGTGCGCATCAGAGATCTGGTCGTGCTGGAAGAACTCAGCCTGGAAAATGTTTTAGACTTTACACAGAAAAGAGTTTCCAGAATGATTTGCAACCACAGACATATCCTGAAATTTTGAGATCAAACCTTGCAAATACTGTTCTTACCTTGAAGAAGTTGGGAATTGATGACCTTGTGCATTTTGATTTTATGGATCCACCTGCTCCCGAGACATTGATGCGGGCTTTAGAAGTTCTGAATTACTTAGGTGCATTGGATGATGATGGGAATCTAACGAAGCTTGGGGAAATAATGAGTGAATTTCCATTAGATCCTCAGATGTCAAAGATGCTCGTTGTTAGTCCAGAATTCAAATGTTCCAATGAAATATTATCAATTTCTGCCATGCTTTCAG GGAGGCTCAAAAGGCTGCTGACGAAGCAAAAGCTAGGTTTGGCCACATTGATGGAGATCATCTTACGCTCTTGA
- the LOC103492740 gene encoding probable glycerol-3-phosphate acyltransferase 3 — translation MTSPPFFFLKAPFLFFHRFFSKKFRRAMAAVHRKHHQKQPSPTKLPVNGDGKVMIFNVEEGLLKPSSPYFFSYFMLVAFEASGLLRATALLMLYPLIRLVGQEMGLKIMVMISFFGVKKENFRIGSSVLPKFFLNDVGLEAFEALRKGKKRIGFSNVFPQVMIESFLRDYLEVEEVVGRELKVFCGYFVGLMDEKVKVSSLFNLINHDQEEEEKEKESDVFDKNGNLIGICGSQKGYDFQLLSSICNEIYTVGEAEKKRWKQLPRDNFPKPLVFHDGRLALNPTPFDTFALFIWLPFAPILAFIRIFAYMCLPPILSYPINALSGMNVTVSNPINKTKSNNNNNQGLLYVCNHRTLLDPLYISAALGINKPTAVTYSLSPISEFLSPIRTVRLTRNRNQDATLMAQLLSKGDGNLIVCPEGTTCREPYLLRFSPLFTEISKKIVPVANDTHVTMFYGTTASGFKCFDPFFFLMNPKPSYIVKRLDMVDGLLFGSSNDDQNCSSRFDVANFVQSEIGKALGFECTKLTRRDKYLILAGNEGIVHSK, via the exons ATGACTTCTcctcctttcttcttcctcaaagCTCCCTTCCTCTTCTTCCACAGATTTTTCTCCAAGAAATTCCGACGAGCCATGGCCGCAGTTCACCGTAAACACCACCAAAAACAACCATCTCCAACGAAACTCCCTGTAAACGGCGACGGCAAAGTTATGATCTTTAACGTGGAAGAAGGTCTATTAAAACCCTCATCTCCGTATTTCTTCTCATATTTCATGTTGGTCGCTTTTGAAGCAAGTGGACTACTCCGTGCGACAGCTTTATTGATGTTGTACCCTTTAATCCGACTTGTCGGCCAAGAAATGGGGTTGAAGATTATGGTGATGATATCATTTTTTGgagtgaaaaaagaaaactttagaATTGGATCATCAGTTTTGCCTAAATTCTTTCTAAACGACGTTGGATTGGAGGCGTTCGAGGCTTtgagaaaagggaagaagagAATTGGATTTAGTAATGTTTTTCCTCAAGTTATGATTGAGAGCTTTTTGAGAGATTATTTGGAGGTTGAGGAAGTGGTTGGGAGAGAATTGAAGGTTTTTTGTGGATATTTTGTGGGCTTGATGGATGAAAAGGTGAAGGTTTCTtcattgtttaatttgattaatcatgatcaagaagaagaagaaaaagaaaaagagagtgaTGTGTTTGATAAGAATGGCAATTTGATTGGGATTTGTGGCTCTCAAAAGGGTTATGATTTTCAGTTACTTTCTTCCATTTGCAAT GAGATCTATACAGTGGGTGAAGCAGAAAAGAAAAGGTGGAAGCAACTCCCTAGAGACAATTTTCCAAAGCCATTAGTGTTTCATGATGGAAGATTAGCCCTAAACCCAACTCCTTTCGACACTTTTGCCCTATTCATTTGGCTCCCTTTTGCCCCAATTCTTGCTTTCATTAGAATATTTGCTTACATGTGTTTGCCTCCTATTTTATCATACCCCATCAATGCTTTAAGTGGAATGAACGTCACTGTGTCAAACCCCATCAATAAAACCAAAtccaataacaataataatcaaGGCCTTCTATATGTTTGTAACCATAGAACACTCCTTGATCCTCTCTACATTTCAGCTGCATTAGGAATCAACAAACCTACAGCTGTGACCTATAGTCTAAGTCCAATCTCGGAATTCTTATCGCCAATTCGAACCGTTCGATTGACACGAAACCGGAACCAAGACGCAACCCTAATGGCGCAGTTGCTGTCCAAGGGGGATGGAAACTTGATTGTTTGTCCTGAAGGAACCACATGTAGAGAGCCGTATCTCCTTAGGTTTAGCCCTTTGTTCACTGAGATTAGTAAAAAAATTGTGCCTGTTGCAAATGATACACATGTTACTATGTTTTATGGCACAACTGCAAGTGGGTTCAAGTGCTTTGATCCATTCTTCTTCTTGATGAATCCTAAACCATCTTACATTGTTAAGAGATTGGATATGGTTGATGGGTTATTGTTTGGATCATCAAATGATGATCAAAATTGTTCTTCGAGGTTTGATGTGGCTAATTTTGTGCAAAGTGAGATTGGTAAAGCTTTGGGATTTGAGTGTACAAAGCTTACTAGAAGAGATAAGTACTTGATTTTGGCTGGCAATGAAGGGATTGTACATTCAAAATAg
- the LOC103492738 gene encoding probable pre-mRNA-splicing factor ATP-dependent RNA helicase DEAH2 isoform X1, which produces MGAERKRKVSLFDVVDETSVSAKLNKVNGGVAPLNNGGGNAGNSLINRWTGRQFSQRYYEILEKRKTLPVWHQKEEFFQALKSSQTLILVGETGSGKTTQIPQFVLEAVDLDSPDKRKKMMVACTQPRRVAAMSVSRRVAEEMDVTIGEEVGYSIRFEDCSSARTVLKYLTDGMLLREAMTDPLLERYKVIILDEAHERTLATDVLFGLLKEVLKNRPDLKLVVMSATLEAEKFQGYFYGAPLMKVPGRLHPVEIFYTQEPERDYLEAAIRTVVQIHLCEPPGDILVFLTGEEEIEDACRKINKEIGNLGDQVGPVKVVPLYSTLPPAMQQKIFEPAPPPVKEDGPAGRKIVVSTNIAETSLTIDGIVYVIDPGFSKQKVYNPRVRVESLLVSPISKASAHQRSGRAGRTQPGKCFRLYTEKSFQNDLQPQTYPEILRSNLANTVLTLKKLGIDDLVHFDFMDPPAPETLMRALEVLNYLGALDDDGNLTKLGEIMSEFPLDPQMSKMLVVSPEFKCSNEILSISAMLSVPNCFVRPREAQKAADEAKARFGHIDGDHLTLLNVYHAYKQNNEDQSWCYENFINHRAMKAADNVREQLVRIMSRFNLKLCSTDFNSRDYYANIRKAMLSGYFMQVAHLERTGHYLTVKDNQVVHLHPSNCLDHKPEWVIYNEYVLTSRNFIRTVTDIRGEWLVDIASHYYDLENFPQCEAKRVLERLYKKREKDREESRNRK; this is translated from the exons ATGGGTGCGGAGAGGAAGAGAAAGGTCAGTTTATTTGATGTGGTGGATGAAACCTCGGTCTCCGCGAAGTTAAACAAAGTGAATGGTGGAGTAGCCCCGTTGAACAATGGCGGTGGAAATGCGGGGAATAGTCTTATCAACAGGTGGACTGGGAGGCAGTTCTCGCAGAGGTACTATGAGATTTTGGAGAAGAGGAAGACCTTGCCTGTTTGGCATCAGAAAGAGGAATTTTTTCAGGCTTTGAAGAGCAGTCAGACTTTGATTTTGGTTGGTGAGACTGGTAGTGGTAAAACTACTCAG ATTCCTCAATTTGTTTTAGAAGCTGTCGATCTGGATAGTCCAGATAAACGGAAGAAGATGATGGTTGCATGCACTCAGCCTCGCAGGGTGGCAGCAATGTCAGTTTCTAGACGTGTTGCCGAAGAGATGGATGTGACTATAGGAGAAGAGGTGGGTTACAGTATCCGTTTTGAAGACTGCAGTAGTGCGCGAACCGTCTTAAA GTATTTGACAGATGGTATGCTTTTAAGAGAAGCGATGACAGATCCTCTTTTAGAAAGGTATAAAGTAATTATTCTCGATGAGGCTCATGAAAGAACATTGGCAACAGATGTTCTTTTTGGGCTTTTGaaagaagttttgaaaaataggCCAGACCTAAAGCTGGTGGTCATGAGTGCTACACTTGAGGCTGAAAAGTTCCAGGGTTATTTTTATGGTGCTCCACTTATGAAGGTTCCTGGTAGGCTTCATCCAGTCGAAATATTTTACACACAGGAACCTGAAAGGGACTATCTTGAAGCTGCTATCCGGACTGTTGTACAGATTCATTTGTGTGAACCTCCTGGTGATATACTTGTTTTCCTCACTGGTGAGGAGGAAATTGAAGATGCATGTCgcaaaataaataaagagatCGGAAACCTTGGCGACCAGGTTGGGCCTGTGAAAGTGGTGCCTTTATATTCAACTCTTCCTCCAGCGATGCAGCAGAAGATATTTGAACCTGCTCCTCCTCCAGTAAAAGAGGATGGACCTGCTGGAAGGAAGATTGTGGTCTCCACAAACATTGCAGAGACTTCGTTGACCATAGATGGCATTGTTTATGTTATTGACCCTGGCTTTTCAAAACAGAAGGTTTATAATCCTCGAGTACGTGTGGAATCATTATTGGTGTCTCCTATATCGAAGGCTAGTGCGCATCAGAGATCTGGTCGTGCTGGAAGAACTCAGCCTGGAAAATGTTTTAGACTTTACACAGAAAAGAGTTTCCAGAATGATTTGCAACCACAGACATATCCTGAAATTTTGAGATCAAACCTTGCAAATACTGTTCTTACCTTGAAGAAGTTGGGAATTGATGACCTTGTGCATTTTGATTTTATGGATCCACCTGCTCCCGAGACATTGATGCGGGCTTTAGAAGTTCTGAATTACTTAGGTGCATTGGATGATGATGGGAATCTAACGAAGCTTGGGGAAATAATGAGTGAATTTCCATTAGATCCTCAGATGTCAAAGATGCTCGTTGTTAGTCCAGAATTCAAATGTTCCAATGAAATATTATCAATTTCTGCCATGCTTTCAG TACCCAATTGCTTTGTCCGGCCTAGGGAGGCTCAAAAGGCTGCTGACGAAGCAAAAGCTAGGTTTGGCCACATTGATGGAGATCATCTTACGCTCTTGAACGTGTACCATGCTTACAAGCAAAATA ATGAGGACCAGTCATGGTGCTACGAGAACTTTATCAATCACAGGGCAATGAAGGCTGCAGATAATGTGAGAGAGCAACTAGTCCGCATCATGTCTAGGTTTAACCTCAAATTGTGCAGCACAGATTTCAACAGCCGTGACTACTACGCAAACATAAGAAAGGCCATGCTATCTGGGTATTTCATGCAAGTAGCTCATTTGGAACGGACTGGACACTACTTGACAGTGAAGGACAACCAG GTGGTACACTTGCATCCGTCGAATTGCTTGGATCATAAGCCAGAGTGGGTCATTTACAATGAATACGTCCTAACAAGTAGGAATTTCATCCGTACAGTGACAGATATCCGGGGTGAATG GTTGGTGGACATAGCATCACACTATTATGATCTGGAGAACTTCCCCCAATGTGAGGCCAAGCGTGTTCTTGAAAGGCTGTACAAGAAGCGGGAAAAGGATCGTGAAGAAAGCAGGAATAGAAAATGA